In Desulfomicrobium macestii, a genomic segment contains:
- a CDS encoding response regulator transcription factor codes for MTKHILVADDDQHILEIISFALGKAGMRVTLARDGRQALEAFAARTPDLMVLDINMPEMDGLEVCRVIRRTSDVPILFLSSRDDEIDRVLGLEIGGDDYVTKPFSPRELVARVGVILKRSMGKAAPEQEVLRHGPLEVCPARRTVTWDTRPVRLTATEFAILEMLIRQPGRVFSRDTIMDVAYGTETVVSDRTIDSHIRHIRRKFADAGSPGLIETLHGVGYTLTRV; via the coding sequence ATGACAAAACACATTCTCGTTGCCGACGACGACCAGCACATTCTCGAAATCATCAGCTTCGCCCTGGGCAAGGCCGGCATGCGCGTCACCCTGGCCCGGGACGGGCGCCAGGCCTTGGAAGCCTTCGCCGCGCGGACGCCGGACTTGATGGTGCTGGACATCAACATGCCGGAAATGGACGGCCTCGAGGTCTGCCGCGTCATCCGCAGGACTTCCGATGTGCCCATCCTCTTCCTTTCCTCCAGAGACGACGAGATCGACCGCGTGCTCGGTCTGGAGATCGGCGGCGACGACTACGTGACCAAGCCCTTCAGCCCGCGCGAACTTGTCGCCCGGGTCGGCGTCATCCTGAAACGGTCCATGGGCAAGGCCGCGCCCGAGCAGGAAGTGCTGCGCCACGGGCCCCTGGAAGTGTGTCCCGCACGGCGCACGGTCACCTGGGACACGCGGCCCGTCAGGCTGACGGCTACGGAATTCGCCATCCTTGAAATGCTGATCCGCCAGCCCGGCCGCGTCTTCAGCCGCGACACGATCATGGATGTTGCCTACGGGACGGAAACAGTGGTCAGCGACCGCACTATCGACAGCCATATCCGGCACATCCGCCGGAAATTCGCGGATGCGGGTTCCCCCGGTCTGATCGAGACCCTGCACGGCGTCGGATACACCCTGACCCGGGTCTGA
- a CDS encoding transposase codes for MRSHRKCDPDFEREAVRLVIENGVGIREAARSPGMTYGVLKGWVQKRREH; via the coding sequence ATGAGGAGTCATCGCAAGTGCGATCCTGATTTCGAGCGAGAGGCAGTCCGTCTGGTCATCGAAAACGGCGTGGGAATCCGCGAGGCCGCGCGCAGTCCGGGCATGACGTATGGCGTCTTGAAGGGTTGGGTGCAGAAGCGGCGAGAGCATTGA
- a CDS encoding sensor histidine kinase: protein MKRLYRLRTILLAVMLSVLALPIGAIHVFRTFENVLVRETEQELISQAAVLSATWRNLVLEQAREFTDDLPLTPIAPRLSLNDPVAPPRPEAEPAETPPAPNLVRAASLFARIMRETQQITLAGMRLLDERGTVLAGRSETGLSLAHVPEVRQALVGEYASVIRRRISDEPRPSIYSISRGTDVRVFVAMPVLDGETVLGVVYLSRTPVSILKSLFDVRYEVALAMLVMSLLTVLLGLFVSSGIARPIRELLRQIDLLRTGEIRTVQPIARPVTQEMARLSESFVTMSESLAERADYIRRFAGHVSHEFKTPLASMQGALELLTEHLGTMDPEQSRQFLNNLQADTRRMKLLVNRLLELARADAMPPSRSRCRLDTVADSVRSAFRDRGLTVDFDEDCETELPIAQDALEMVLGNLAENSLQHGADRIRLSVSPTPDSIRLAVADNGRGISQANRDKVFTPFFTTRRASGGTGLGLEICRSVLKAHGAGIDLGASTQGATFVLEFRREA from the coding sequence ATGAAACGCCTGTATCGCCTGCGCACCATCCTTCTTGCCGTCATGCTCTCGGTGCTGGCCCTACCGATCGGGGCCATCCATGTGTTCCGGACGTTCGAAAACGTGCTGGTCCGCGAGACGGAGCAGGAACTCATCAGCCAGGCGGCGGTCCTTTCCGCCACATGGCGCAATCTCGTTCTGGAGCAGGCACGGGAATTCACGGACGATCTTCCCCTGACGCCCATCGCTCCGCGCCTGAGCCTGAACGATCCCGTCGCCCCGCCGCGTCCCGAAGCCGAGCCCGCCGAAACGCCGCCCGCACCCAACCTGGTGCGGGCGGCATCGCTCTTTGCCCGGATCATGCGCGAAACCCAGCAAATCACCCTGGCCGGCATGCGCCTGCTTGACGAGCGCGGTACGGTCCTGGCCGGCCGTTCCGAGACCGGCCTGTCCCTGGCCCACGTACCGGAAGTGCGGCAGGCCCTGGTCGGCGAATACGCCAGCGTCATCCGGCGGCGGATCTCCGATGAACCCAGACCCTCCATCTACTCCATCAGCCGGGGCACGGACGTGCGGGTGTTCGTGGCCATGCCGGTCCTGGACGGTGAGACCGTGCTCGGCGTGGTCTACCTTTCGCGCACGCCCGTGAGCATCCTCAAGAGTCTGTTCGATGTGCGCTACGAAGTCGCGCTGGCCATGCTTGTCATGAGCCTGCTGACCGTTCTGCTCGGCCTCTTCGTCTCATCGGGCATCGCCAGGCCCATTCGCGAACTGCTGCGGCAAATCGACCTTCTGCGCACCGGTGAAATCCGCACTGTGCAGCCCATCGCCAGGCCCGTCACGCAGGAGATGGCGCGCCTGTCCGAAAGTTTCGTGACCATGTCCGAAAGCCTGGCCGAACGCGCCGACTACATCAGACGGTTCGCCGGGCATGTCTCCCACGAGTTCAAGACGCCTCTGGCGTCCATGCAGGGGGCCCTGGAACTGCTCACCGAGCACCTGGGCACCATGGACCCGGAGCAAAGCAGGCAGTTCCTGAACAATCTTCAGGCAGACACCCGGCGCATGAAACTGCTGGTCAACCGTCTGCTGGAACTGGCCCGGGCAGACGCCATGCCCCCAAGCCGAAGCCGTTGCAGGCTGGACACCGTGGCGGATTCCGTGCGCAGCGCCTTCAGAGATCGGGGGTTGACTGTGGATTTTGACGAAGATTGCGAAACCGAACTCCCCATCGCCCAGGACGCGCTGGAAATGGTCCTGGGCAATCTGGCCGAGAACAGCCTGCAGCACGGAGCGGACAGAATCCGGCTGTCCGTTTCGCCGACGCCGGATTCAATCCGTCTTGCCGTCGCAGACAACGGACGAGGCATTTCCCAGGCCAACCGCGACAAGGTCTTCACGCCGTTCTTCACCACCCGCCGTGCTTCGGGCGGCACAGGCCTCGGCCTTGAAATCTGCCGCTCCGTGCTCAAGGCCCATGGGGCCGGTATCGACCTTGGGGCAAGCACTCAGGGCGCAACATTCGTCCTGGAGTTCAGACGCGAGGCGTAG